A window of Cohnella herbarum contains these coding sequences:
- a CDS encoding pentapeptide repeat-containing protein, whose product MFEKQDYSTPSLDNSRLSLRADCESCFGLCCVSLPFAASVDFAMDKDAGKPCQNLREEFRCGVHDSLRERGFRGCTVYDCFGAGQQVSQFTYNGRDWRQAPESAKQMFEVFPIMRQLHELLWYLSEALALQPAQALHDSIREALGETQRLTRLRPASLMNLDVAAHRANVNSLLMQTSELVREDARRRHKGPLKQRKGLGRGVDLIGANLKGADLRYANLRGAYLIAADLRGADLRVCDLIGADFRDTDLRGADLTSCLFLTQFQLNAAKGNADTKLPPSFARPDHWSA is encoded by the coding sequence TTGTTTGAAAAACAAGATTATTCCACACCCTCTCTCGACAATAGCCGCCTAAGCCTGCGAGCCGACTGTGAGAGCTGCTTCGGCTTGTGTTGCGTCTCGCTGCCCTTCGCGGCTTCGGTAGACTTCGCAATGGATAAGGATGCCGGAAAGCCCTGCCAAAATCTGCGAGAGGAATTCCGTTGCGGCGTTCACGACAGCCTTAGAGAGCGCGGTTTTCGAGGCTGCACCGTTTACGATTGCTTCGGCGCTGGACAGCAGGTTTCCCAATTTACCTACAATGGCCGAGATTGGCGACAAGCCCCGGAATCCGCGAAGCAAATGTTCGAGGTATTTCCGATCATGCGGCAGCTTCATGAATTGCTCTGGTATCTGTCCGAAGCGCTTGCATTACAGCCCGCCCAAGCCCTGCACGATTCGATCCGAGAAGCTCTCGGCGAGACGCAACGGCTCACCCGCCTCCGTCCCGCCTCCTTAATGAATCTTGACGTGGCCGCGCACCGCGCGAACGTCAATTCCCTGCTCATGCAAACAAGCGAGCTCGTAAGAGAAGACGCCCGCCGCCGGCACAAAGGCCCTCTGAAGCAACGAAAAGGACTTGGCAGGGGAGTCGACCTTATCGGGGCCAATCTTAAGGGAGCCGATCTTCGATATGCCAATCTAAGAGGCGCATATCTCATTGCGGCCGATCTTAGAGGAGCGGATCTTAGAGTTTGCGACCTCATCGGAGCCGATTTCCGAGACACCGACCTTAGAGGTGCCGACCTTACCTCGTGCCTCTTCCTCACCCAATTCCAACTCAACGCCGCGAAAGGCAATGCCGATACCAAACTGCCGCCTTCGTTCGCTCGCCCGGATCATTGGTCCGCCTAA